In Nostocoides sp. HKS02, the DNA window TCCTCACCGCGCTGCCGTTCAGCCTGTTCGCCGCGGGGGAGGAGCGCGTCTCCTCGGCCCTGGCCGGCATCGGCAACGCGACCACGCCGCTGGCCGCCGTGTTCTTCGCCTTGGCCCTGCTGCCCAGCGACCGCCTGTCGCGGCGCAAGCTCGCGGCCGTGGTCATCGGATTCGTGGGTGTCGTCGTCATCATGCAGCCGTGGGCGTCGGCGGGGCGCCCCGACCTGCTCGGGTTCGGCATGACCTTGGTGGCGGGCGCGTGCTACGGCCTCGGCTGGACGTACAACCGTCGGTTCCTCGGGCAGGCCGACCTCGGCGGCCTCTCCATGCCCACCGCCCTGCTCGTCGTGGGGTCGGTGCTGATGGTGCCGGTCGTGCTCGTCTGGTGGCTGTTCCACCGCGCGAGCTATGCCGCGCCGTGGGCCGGACACCTCGACACCACCCACGGGGGCACGCTGCTGCCGCTGGTCTGCGTGCTCGCGCTCGGCGTCGTCGGCACGGGCCTGGCCTACATGCTCCAGTTCGACGTCGTCCGGGGCGCGGGCGCGACGGTGAGCACGACGGTCACGTACCTCATCCCCGTCGTGTCGGTGATCCTCGGGGTGGTCGTGCTGCGCGAGAGCCTCGCGTGGCCCCAGCTGCTCGGTGCCGCGATCGTGCTCCTGTCGGCGGTCGTCATCGGGCTGCCCGACCGGCGGCGTCGGCTCGCCAGCTGACGCGACCTCGTGGGCAGGGTCGTCCGGGCCTGCGCCCTGACGATCCTGCCCACGAGGCCGGTTGGGGCGACTCGCTCAGGAGCCGGTTGGCTGGTGAACCTCGCGGCGCAGGATCTTGCCGGTGGGGCCCTTGGGCAGCTCGTCGACCTGCCAGAGGTGCCTCGGGTACTTGTAGGCCGCGATGCGTTCCTTGACGTAGGCCTGGACGTCCTCGAGCGTCGCGGTCGACCCGGGTCGCAGCGCCACCGCGGCGCCCACGTCCTCGCCGAGGAGGTCGTCAGGTACCGCGACCACGGCGGCCTCGAGGACATCGGGGTGGGTGTAGAGCACCTCCTCCACCTCGCGCGGGTACACGTTCATGCCGCCCCGCAGGATCATGTCCTTCTTGCGGTCCACGATGGTGAAGTACCCCTCGTCGTCGACCGTGGCCAGGTCACCGGTGCGGAACCACCCGTCCGGGATCGCCTCAGCCGTGGCCTCGGGGTTGTTCCAGTACCCCTTCATGACGTTGTCACCGCGAATGGCGATCTCGCCCACGCCCTCCCCCGGTGGGACGTCGTTGCCGTCCAGGTCGACGAGCTTCATCTCGCACCCGGGGATCGCCACGCCGATGGTGCCGGGCTTGCGCTCCCGGTCGGGCATGTTGAACGACGCGACCGGTGAGGTCTCGGACAGGCCGTACCCCTCGAGGATGATGCAGTCGAACTTCGCCTCGAACGCCTTCATGACCTCCAGCGGCATCGCCGATCCGCCCGAGCAGCAGGCGCGCAGGGAGCTCGCGTCGAGGGAGTCCGAGTCGGGGTGGTTGAGGATCGCGGCATACATCGTCGGGACGCCCATCATGATGGTGACCTTCTCGTTGCCGATGACCTTGATCGCCTCTGCGGGGTCGAAGCGGGGGATGAGCGCCAGGGCCGCGCCGGAGATGACTGCGGCGTTGAGCCCCACCACGAGCCCGAACACGTGGAACAGGGGCAGGCACCCCATCACGACGTCCGCGGCTGTCGTCTGCTGGATCTCGACGGCGCTGCGGTGGGCGTTCAGGTGGACGTTGCGGTGGGTGAGCTCTGCTCCCTTGGGGCGACCGGTGGTGCCCGAGGTGTACAGGACGATCGCGGTGTCTTCGTCGTCGCGCTCGACCGGCGTGCTGATCGGGTCGCCGTCCTCGAGGGTGCCGGCCTCGGGGCCGAGCACGCCGCAGGGGATGATGCGGGTTCCCGAACGCTCGGCGCCGGCCGTGGCCTCGGCGACGAAGTCGGGCCACACGAAGGCGACCGTGGCGCCGGAGTTGGTGAAGAAGAAGTCGATCTCGCCCGCCTTGAGTAGGGGGTTCATCGGCACGACGATCGCACCGGCCAGCAGGGAGCCGAAGAACACGACGGGAAACGCCGGCACGTTCGGCAGGATGATCGCCACCCGGTCGCCGGGCTCGACGCCGGACGCCCGCAGCTGTCCCGCCACCGAGGCCGCCATCGCATGGAGCTGGCCATAGCTGAGGTCCTGGCCATGGAACTTGATGGCCGGCGAGTCGGGCCGGCTGCCGGCCGTCTCGACCAGGTTGGTGGCGAGGTTGGTCATCGGTGACTCCACTCCTTCGTGGGCGTGTGGGGCGTACGGGGCTCCCGGGGCGCTGCCGTCATCCTCCCTGCTGGCCTCCGCGTTGGCTACGGCTTCGCCGTGATTCGGTATGCCGCGTGCCGTCGGTGGGGTGCGGCAGGATGGGCCCGTGAGTGAGATCGTCTCGAGCACCGTCCCGCAGGAAGTCCGTCACGAGTGGACCGAGCTCGCCGAGCAGGCCAGCGCCGCCCAGTTCGCCTACCACGTCAAGGATGCGCCGACGATCAGCGACGGCGAGTACGACACCTTGATCCGGCGGTTGACGGCGCTCGAGGACGACTACCCCGAGCTGCGCACCCCCGAGAGCCCGACCCAGCAGGTCGGCGGTGCGGTGTTCTCGACGGAGTTCCAGGCCGTCGACCACCTCGAGCGGATGCTCAGTCTCGACAACTGCTTCTCGCCCGAGGAGCTCGCGCAGTGGGCGGCGCGCGTGACTCGCGACGCGGGCACCACGGCATACCACTATCTCTGCGAGCTCAAGATCGACGGGCTGGCCGTGAACCTGCTCTACGAAAAGGGTCGGCTCACGCGCGCCCTCACCCGCGGCGACGGGCGCACCGGCGAGGACGTCACCCACAACGTCAAGACCATCGAGGGCATCCCGCACCAGCTCGCCGGCTCGGGCCACCCCGCGCGGGTCGAGGTCCGTGGTGAGGTCTTCTTCCCGCTCGAGGGGTTCGCCGAGCTCAACGCCTCGCTCGTCGAGGCGGGCAAGGCCCCGTTCGCCAACCCCCGCAACTCGGCAGCCGGGTCACTGCGCCAGAAGGACCCGCGGGTCACCGCCAGCCGCCCGCTGCACATGCTCGTCCACGGCATCGGGTTCCGCGAGGGGCTCGAGCTCACGCGCCAGTCCGAGGCGTACGAGAAGCTCCGCGAGTGGGGCCTGCCGATCTCCACCCACTTCCGGGTGCTCGACACGATCGAGGAGGTCCAGGAGTTCGTCCGTTACTTCGGCGAGCACCGCCACAGCGTCGAGCACGAGCTCGACGGCATCGTGGTCAAGGTCGACGAGGTGGCCGTGCAGCGCCAGCTGGGGTCGACGTCACGGGCACCCCGCTGGGCGATCGCCTACAAGTACCCGCCCGAGGAGGTCAACACCAAGCTCCTCGACATCCAGGTCAACGTCGGGCGCACCGGCCGGGTGACGCCGTTCGGGGTCATGGAGCCCGTGGTCGTCGCCGGGTCGACGGTGGAGCGTGCCACCCTCCACAACGCCGACGAGGTGCGGCGCAAAGGCGTCCTCATCGGCGACATGG includes these proteins:
- a CDS encoding DMT family transporter, which gives rise to MSSVATPSRVEPATSTTRVPWQAKYLLLALIWGSSFLLMKVGLRTMAPLQISGLRIFAGTATLLALLAVTGGRLPREPRVWGHLAVSGVFLTALPFSLFAAGEERVSSALAGIGNATTPLAAVFFALALLPSDRLSRRKLAAVVIGFVGVVVIMQPWASAGRPDLLGFGMTLVAGACYGLGWTYNRRFLGQADLGGLSMPTALLVVGSVLMVPVVLVWWLFHRASYAAPWAGHLDTTHGGTLLPLVCVLALGVVGTGLAYMLQFDVVRGAGATVSTTVTYLIPVVSVILGVVVLRESLAWPQLLGAAIVLLSAVVIGLPDRRRRLAS
- a CDS encoding long-chain fatty acid--CoA ligase yields the protein MTNLATNLVETAGSRPDSPAIKFHGQDLSYGQLHAMAASVAGQLRASGVEPGDRVAIILPNVPAFPVVFFGSLLAGAIVVPMNPLLKAGEIDFFFTNSGATVAFVWPDFVAEATAGAERSGTRIIPCGVLGPEAGTLEDGDPISTPVERDDEDTAIVLYTSGTTGRPKGAELTHRNVHLNAHRSAVEIQQTTAADVVMGCLPLFHVFGLVVGLNAAVISGAALALIPRFDPAEAIKVIGNEKVTIMMGVPTMYAAILNHPDSDSLDASSLRACCSGGSAMPLEVMKAFEAKFDCIILEGYGLSETSPVASFNMPDRERKPGTIGVAIPGCEMKLVDLDGNDVPPGEGVGEIAIRGDNVMKGYWNNPEATAEAIPDGWFRTGDLATVDDEGYFTIVDRKKDMILRGGMNVYPREVEEVLYTHPDVLEAAVVAVPDDLLGEDVGAAVALRPGSTATLEDVQAYVKERIAAYKYPRHLWQVDELPKGPTGKILRREVHQPTGS
- the ligA gene encoding NAD-dependent DNA ligase LigA; this encodes MPRAVGGVRQDGPVSEIVSSTVPQEVRHEWTELAEQASAAQFAYHVKDAPTISDGEYDTLIRRLTALEDDYPELRTPESPTQQVGGAVFSTEFQAVDHLERMLSLDNCFSPEELAQWAARVTRDAGTTAYHYLCELKIDGLAVNLLYEKGRLTRALTRGDGRTGEDVTHNVKTIEGIPHQLAGSGHPARVEVRGEVFFPLEGFAELNASLVEAGKAPFANPRNSAAGSLRQKDPRVTASRPLHMLVHGIGFREGLELTRQSEAYEKLREWGLPISTHFRVLDTIEEVQEFVRYFGEHRHSVEHELDGIVVKVDEVAVQRQLGSTSRAPRWAIAYKYPPEEVNTKLLDIQVNVGRTGRVTPFGVMEPVVVAGSTVERATLHNADEVRRKGVLIGDMVVLRKAGDVIPEILGPVVDLRDGTEREFVMPTTCPSCGTPLRPEKEGDKDIRCPNSRTCPSQLRERLAGLAGRGAFDIEALGWEGATALLDSGVLEDESGLFGLDESAIATVPLFTRAAKKTDPAEAVVDGRVLSANGKRLVENLGQAKQQPLWRVLVALSIRHVGPTAARALAQHFGSMTAIRDATRDELAGVEGVGGVIADAVREWFDAPDNAWHLRIVDQWAADGVVMRDERDASVEQTLAGLTVVVTGSLEGFSRDEAKEAILARGGKASGSVSKNTDYVVVGENAGSKEDKARELGRPILNEAGFRRLLETGQA